A stretch of DNA from Schizosaccharomyces osmophilus chromosome 2, complete sequence:
TTTCCTTGGTTACAAGGCCGGTATGACTCACATTGTCCGTGATCTTGACCGTCCTGGCTCCAAGATGCACAAGCGTGAGATCCTTGAGGCTGTTACTGTTATCGAGACTCCTCCCATGGTGGTTGTTGGTGTCGTTGGTTATGTCGAGACTCCCCGTGGTCTCCGCTCTCTCACCACTGTCTGGGCTGAGCACTTGTCTGAAGAAGTCAAGCGCCGCTTTTACAAGAACTGGTTCAAGAGTAAGAAGAAGGCTTTCACCAAGTACGCCAAGAAGTACTCCGAGAACACTCAATCTCTTTCTCGTGAGCTCGAGCGTATCAAGAAGTACTGCTCCGTTGTCCGTGTCCTTGCCCACACTCAAATCCGTAAGACCCCTCTTGCTCAAAAGAAGGCCCACCTTATGGAGGTTCAAATCAACGGTGGTTCCGTTTCCGACAAGGTTGAATGGGCCCGTGAGCACTTCGAAAAGACCGTCGACGTCAAGTCCACCTTTGAGCAAAACGAAATCGTCGATATCATTGGTGTCACTCGCGGTAAGGGTGCCGAAGGTACCACTGGCCGTTGGGGTACTAAGCACCTTCCTCGTAAGACTCACCGTGGTCTTCGTAAGGTTGCTTGTATCGGTGCTTGGCACCCTGCCAACGTCCAATGGACTGTTCCCCGTGCCGGTAACGCCGGTTACATGCACCGTACCCAATTGAACTCCAAGATCTACCGCGTTGGTGCTGGTGAAGACGGCAAGAACGCTTCTACTGACTTTGATGCCACCGAGAAGCGTATCACTCCTATGGGTGGATTTGTTCGCTATGGTGCTGTAGACAACGACTACATCATGTTGAACGGTGCTACTCCCGGTCCCGTTAAGCGTATCATGACCATCCGTAAGTCTCTCATTACCCACACTTCTCGTAAGGCTTTGGAGGATGTTAACCTCAAATGGATTGACACTGCTTCCAAGTTTGGCCATGGACGTTTCCAGACCCCTGCCGAAGCCAGACAATTTATGGGTACCTTCAAGAAGGATATTGCTTAAAATATTTAGTCAATCAATTAATATTAGGTGTTTGTGTTTGAAGTTTTCTGCTGTCATAAATATGTATCTGTGTATAGTGTAAAAAAAGCTCTTGTGTTTCTTGTAATACAGGATCGGGGTTTTCTTCcgtttttttctttaaaatatcTTAGAAATGGAATCACGCGcgcttttctttaaggACTATATGTTAAGACGGCGTTTCCAAGATTTTGTCAATATGGTAAATGAATTTATATGATTACTACTGGCTCGCTACTAATGAAATTAAATAGGCAGCTCAAAAAGGAGATTCTTGTTATTAGATATCGAAAATGGAACCTTGAATTAAGTGTCACTAAAAGCAgttcaaaaattgagaaTGGTATCAAAAAGCTAAAACGGAGTTAAAGTAGGATAGCTGCGCTGACCAGAGAGAGAGTTCATGAAAGTTTAAGCAATGACACTAAACAAAAGCATGTTAGTGTACAGTCTATC
This window harbors:
- the rpl302 gene encoding 60S ribosomal protein L3; this encodes MSHCKYEHPRLGSLGFLPRKRASRVRGKVKAFPKDDSSKPVHLTAFLGYKAGMTHIVRDLDRPGSKMHKREILEAVTVIETPPMVVVGVVGYVETPRGLRSLTTVWAEHLSEEVKRRFYKNWFKSKKKAFTKYAKKYSENTQSLSRELERIKKYCSVVRVLAHTQIRKTPLAQKKAHLMEVQINGGSVSDKVEWAREHFEKTVDVKSTFEQNEIVDIIGVTRGKGAEGTTGRWGTKHLPRKTHRGLRKVACIGAWHPANVQWTVPRAGNAGYMHRTQLNSKIYRVGAGEDGKNASTDFDATEKRITPMGGFVRYGAVDNDYIMLNGATPGPVKRIMTIRKSLITHTSRKALEDVNLKWIDTASKFGHGRFQTPAEARQFMGTFKKDIA